The genome window AGTTGGAAACGGTCAAAAGTTGGGTTCTGAAAATAATCGGCAACAGGAGGAATTTCAGAGGCGAAGGATATCGAAGAGAGCAGGGTGAGGGCAAATAGGATAGAAGCTTTCATGTTCAGTTTCAGGTTGAAAAGATCACTACATCAACGGATTACGGAAAAAAAACGCGCGGCCATGGCCGCGCGTTTTAGAAGTATTACATCAGCTGCCAACGATCAGAAATCGTAAGACATGCGAACATACCAGAAGGCGGGTTCGGTATAGGACACACCCGCAAGCGCACCAACGCCAGCGAATGGATCAACCGGAGCTTCATCGTTCAGGATGTTGTTCACACCCACGGTGATCTCCGTACCAGCGAATCCGCTGTAAGTTGCACTCAGGTTGGCAACAAACTGCGACTTGACGGTATACTGCAGCAACAGAACATCATCTGCCGTATAGACGTTTCCGAAGGACAACTGGCGAACCATTTCATCGATCAGGATGCCATAGAAAGAGGCTGACCAATCACCACGACTCCAGTTGAGGGCCATTGTGTGGCGCCATTCCGGAACCAGATAGCTGCCCACCTGCTCGCCTCCGTCAATCGTGAAGGAATCGAGGTAGGTTGCATCCCAACGCGCAAAGAAGCGTCCAAGGTTTTCAGTCTCATATGTGTAAGACAGTGAGAAGTCGTAACCCTTGTACTTCGATTCCGAGATGTTTGCATAGTCGTCACGGATGAACAGCACCTGGTTGGTGACCGAATCACGAACAACCTTTCCAGCGAATGTCGGGTTGCCTTCAAAATCCCCCTGCAGGAACTCAGCATATCCGAAGAAATCGCTGAGCTGTGCGAGCATGTTGGAACGATCCATTTCAAAATACTCAGCAGAGAATACGAGTCCGTCGAGACGACCCTTAGGTTCAAGCACGATACCAGCGAAGTAATTGTCCGAAGTTTCAGGACCGAGGTCAGGATTTCCTGCGGTTACAACCTGAATCTGGTCAATTTGAGTTCCCGTTACCGGGTCAAACACCTGGCTCGAAGAGAACGATGTCGAACTCGCAGTGAAGAGGTAGGCCAAGTCGGGTGCCTTGAAGGATTCATTGTAGGAACCCTTGATAACCAACCAATCCAGCGGACGATACTTGAAACCGATCTTCGGGCGGATGTCTTTTTCGAATCCGTCGTCAGAATACATTTCGTAACGGCCTGCCAACTGGAACTCCAGTTGCTTGGTCACCGGGAGACTAAACTCTGCGTAGAATGCAGTCACGTCGCGGTCACCCAAGCTGGAAGTTCCTTCGCTTCCACCGAGGATGTCACCTGTTGCATTGAGATCGGTCTTGATGTTGTCCCAGCGCTCAATGCGGTGCTCAGCTCCCACGGAGAAACCCATGTTTCCACCCGGAAGCTCCAAGATCGTTCCCGACAAGTTGGCGTCATAGGAATACATTTCCATCGAAGCGGAATTCGGGTTGTAGATCTCGATGTAATCCGCCATTGCCTGTTCGTTGATACCGAACCAGTTGTAATACACACGCTCTTCGAGTGCGGTATTTGGATTCCATGCCAGGCTGCCGTCACCATTGCGGGTCAGACCCATGAGTGCCTGCTGCAGGCGGGAGTCCGCAGCTGCAATGTTGTTTACGTTAACCGAATTCTTGGAATAAACCATTCCGGCTTCCCAGGACCAGTCGCCCGTTGCAAAGTCAGGCAGCAGACCCGTTACGCCCGCAACGATGCGAGGTGTGTCAGAAGTCACATCACTCAAACGAGCTGCATTTTCCACGAGACGACGACGACCATTGTTGATGTCAACACCCCAGGGATTGAAAGCATTGTAGGAGGGGATGATCATGCCGTCCCCTTCATCGAGTCCGCGAGAGGTTTCGATGTCAACAGGTGTCTGAGCGGCATATACTTCAGATTCCACACGGCTGAACGAAAGCTCGAGGAATGCCTCCAGGTTATCCGTCAGATCGCGGGTAGCACGAGTGTAGAATGAGAAACGACGGAATTCGGGATACAGGCCCGATGCAGTCTGATAATTGAACAGATTTGCGGCATTTACGGCTCCATCGGCTGTCGGATTGTTAGTGGGATCAAGGAATGTGCGACGACCTACTCCAGGTACGTTCACATAACCGGGGAATCCACGACTGGAACGGGTATCGAACCAACCATCTGAAATAGGGTCAGTGAATCCAATGCCTGCGAGGTATTCATCCAGCGAACCCATTCCCGAAGCTTCGAGACCATCCACAACGTATTTGGGATCTGCTTTGTGGGCGCGACTCGTTTGGTCTGCGTTCTTACTGAAGTCAAGATCTCCGGCAAACACAGCCTGCTGATCCATAAAGTCCACCGAGACAAGGAAACTGCTCTTCGCATCTGCAGTTCCCAGCGTTGCGGAAAACTTGCGCATGAAAGCACCCGTATCGAAGTAGTCGCCAACCTGGGCCACTACATTCATGCCCTGATAGTCGCGCTTGAGGCGAACGTTGACCACACCGGCTACCGCATCCGAACCATAAATCGCCGATGCACCATCCTTAAGGATTTCGATCGAGTCGATCGCTCCGGCGGGAATGCTGTTCAAGTCAAAGACTGTCTGCAAACCGTCAAATCCAGGAGCTGCATAGGGAGCTGCACGACGACCGTTCACCAAAACCAGAGTCTGGTTGTTACCAATACCACGAACGTTGATCGTGCTGACACCAGGAGTGAAGCTTACACCTGAGTCCGTTGGAGTCAGTGCCTGACCGTTGTTGAAAGACAGTGAACGCAGAGCGTCTCCCACAGTTGAGAAACCCGTGTTTTCAAGCGATTCAGCGTTGAGCTGAATGACC of Puniceicoccaceae bacterium contains these proteins:
- a CDS encoding TonB-dependent receptor, producing MMAMLVLAPAVSFAQTEEQDEEYEELEAFVMTGSRIARLDMEPVAPVIQLNAESLENTGFSTVGDALRSLSFNNGQALTPTDSGVSFTPGVSTINVRGIGNNQTLVLVNGRRAAPYAAPGFDGLQTVFDLNSIPAGAIDSIEILKDGASAIYGSDAVAGVVNVRLKRDYQGMNVVAQVGDYFDTGAFMRKFSATLGTADAKSSFLVSVDFMDQQAVFAGDLDFSKNADQTSRAHKADPKYVVDGLEASGMGSLDEYLAGIGFTDPISDGWFDTRSSRGFPGYVNVPGVGRRTFLDPTNNPTADGAVNAANLFNYQTASGLYPEFRRFSFYTRATRDLTDNLEAFLELSFSRVESEVYAAQTPVDIETSRGLDEGDGMIIPSYNAFNPWGVDINNGRRRLVENAARLSDVTSDTPRIVAGVTGLLPDFATGDWSWEAGMVYSKNSVNVNNIAAADSRLQQALMGLTRNGDGSLAWNPNTALEERVYYNWFGINEQAMADYIEIYNPNSASMEMYSYDANLSGTILELPGGNMGFSVGAEHRIERWDNIKTDLNATGDILGGSEGTSSLGDRDVTAFYAEFSLPVTKQLEFQLAGRYEMYSDDGFEKDIRPKIGFKYRPLDWLVIKGSYNESFKAPDLAYLFTASSTSFSSSQVFDPVTGTQIDQIQVVTAGNPDLGPETSDNYFAGIVLEPKGRLDGLVFSAEYFEMDRSNMLAQLSDFFGYAEFLQGDFEGNPTFAGKVVRDSVTNQVLFIRDDYANISESKYKGYDFSLSYTYETENLGRFFARWDATYLDSFTIDGGEQVGSYLVPEWRHTMALNWSRGDWSASFYGILIDEMVRQLSFGNVYTADDVLLLQYTVKSQFVANLSATYSGFAGTEITVGVNNILNDEAPVDPFAGVGALAGVSYTEPAFWYVRMSYDF